Proteins from a single region of Gemmatimonadota bacterium:
- a CDS encoding HPr family phosphocarrier protein, whose protein sequence is MLEQRATVKNKLGIHARPAALLVQAAAKFTSEITLEKDGLAINGKSIMGVMMLAAEVDSVITVRVEGEDACTALDHIVEMIESKFD, encoded by the coding sequence ATGCTGGAACAACGGGCTACGGTAAAAAATAAACTGGGCATTCACGCGAGACCCGCGGCTTTGCTGGTACAGGCGGCGGCTAAATTTACTTCTGAAATTACACTGGAAAAAGATGGTCTGGCAATCAATGGCAAAAGCATTATGGGCGTGATGATGTTGGCGGCGGAAGTGGATTCTGTGATCACGGTGCGGGTTGAAGGTGAAGATGCCTGCACCGCACTGGATCATATCGTCGAAATGATTGAATCAAAGTTTGACTGA